A section of the Chryseobacterium ginsenosidimutans genome encodes:
- a CDS encoding ACT domain-containing protein, with protein MKSNANEIKFLKNRSIIKFEGEDFLGEIGIDGRIFKALTLARISVGVISQQAIENGLSILVQETDSEKAVNCLIEEFEKERKSGKVSQIYSINNVSVIGFVAEDFNKVLAELARNNVFPLLLNQIASEKRVNIVVTSSQDEKAKNIIESEISKKPKTVHLAIIGHGNVGKTLIEQVLRSSEEIRRRKKIDLKVVAVANSRKIAFNKKGFDNNWSDEVLTAESPSDVQELIKFSKENQLENLIVVDNTASKDFVHNYHTLAENGFDLVSSNKIFNTLPIEEYRQLRYTLNKNNRRYLYETNVGAGLPLIDTIKLLHLSGENITRIKGVFSGTLSYVFNNFSLRNEKFSTIINEALEKGYTEPDPREDLSGNDVARKLLILARELDLINEFDDIDIQNLVPESLISVSKPEFLTRLAELDEEYQKIKDNQEPDHVLRYVGDLHGDLQKDKGELDVKLISVPATSALGQLKGSDSIFEIYTESYGENPIVIMGAGAGAQVTARGVFGDILRVSETK; from the coding sequence ATGAAAAGTAATGCTAACGAAATAAAATTTTTAAAAAACAGATCCATCATCAAATTTGAAGGAGAAGATTTCTTAGGTGAAATCGGAATTGACGGACGAATTTTTAAAGCGCTTACTTTGGCGCGAATCAGTGTGGGGGTAATTTCTCAGCAGGCGATCGAAAACGGATTATCAATTTTGGTTCAGGAAACTGATTCTGAAAAAGCGGTAAATTGTCTGATTGAAGAGTTCGAAAAAGAAAGAAAATCAGGGAAAGTTTCTCAGATTTACAGTATAAATAATGTTTCTGTAATAGGTTTTGTTGCGGAAGATTTCAATAAAGTATTGGCAGAATTAGCCAGAAATAATGTTTTTCCGTTGCTTTTAAACCAAATTGCAAGCGAAAAACGGGTAAATATCGTGGTGACGTCATCACAGGACGAAAAAGCGAAAAATATTATTGAATCTGAAATTTCTAAAAAGCCGAAAACGGTTCATTTAGCCATTATTGGTCACGGAAATGTTGGAAAAACTCTGATAGAGCAGGTTTTGCGGTCATCAGAAGAAATCAGAAGACGTAAAAAAATTGATCTTAAAGTTGTAGCAGTTGCCAATTCAAGAAAAATTGCTTTCAATAAAAAAGGTTTTGATAACAATTGGAGCGATGAGGTTTTGACGGCAGAAAGTCCATCAGATGTTCAGGAATTAATCAAATTTTCAAAAGAAAATCAGTTGGAAAATTTAATCGTTGTTGATAACACGGCGAGCAAAGATTTCGTTCACAACTATCATACGTTGGCAGAAAATGGTTTTGATCTTGTGTCTTCCAATAAGATTTTCAACACGCTTCCGATTGAAGAATACCGTCAACTAAGATATACGTTGAACAAAAACAACAGACGTTATTTGTATGAAACCAATGTGGGTGCAGGTTTACCGTTAATTGATACGATTAAATTATTACACCTTTCAGGAGAAAACATTACAAGAATCAAAGGAGTGTTTTCCGGAACATTGAGTTATGTTTTCAATAATTTTTCTTTAAGAAATGAGAAATTCTCGACAATTATCAACGAAGCGTTGGAAAAAGGATACACCGAGCCAGATCCACGAGAGGATTTGTCAGGAAATGATGTTGCCAGGAAATTGTTGATTTTGGCGAGAGAGCTTGACTTAATTAATGAGTTTGATGATATTGATATTCAGAATCTTGTACCTGAAAGCTTAATTTCTGTTTCAAAGCCGGAATTTCTTACAAGACTCGCAGAATTGGATGAAGAATATCAAAAAATCAAAGACAATCAGGAGCCAGATCATGTGTTGCGTTATGTTGGAGATTTACATGGAGATTTGCAAAAAGATAAAGGTGAATTGGATGTGAAATTGATTTCTGTTCCTGCAACTTCAGCATTAGGACAATTAAAAGGTTCAGATTCAATCTTTGAAATTTATACAGAAAGTTATGGCGAAAACCCAATTGTTATTATGGGAGCCGGAGCCGGAGCCCAGGTTACTGCAAGAGGCGTTTTCGGAGATATTTTAAGAGTAAGTGAAACGAAATAA
- the cysS gene encoding cysteine--tRNA ligase: MQLKIYNSLTSEKEIFKPILDGNVGMYVCGPTVYSNVHLGNVRTFLSFDFIYRSLMHLGYKVRYVRNITDAGHLTDDGDVNNDRFVKQTRLEKLEPMEIVQKYTVDFHKVLDMFNLLPPNIEPTATGHIVEQIELTQKLIEKGFAYESNGSVYFDVLEYNRRGLNYGELSKRNIEELFANTRDLDGQGEKKNPQDFALWKKASPAHIMRWNSPWGEGFPGWHLECTAMSTKYLGETFDIHGGGMDLKFPHHECEIAQGKACNDTAPVNYWMHANMLTMNSQRMSKSTGNYILPMQLMTGENDFFEKPFHPSIVRFCFLQAHYRSVLDISNDAMLASEKGFIRLMEAIKVLNSITPNNEKQSGFNFEEWKNKAYDALNDDFNSPVLIAHLFEAVKYIFALNDAKETISTKDLEDLKSTLNALIFDVLGLQAIEENNNEKLDQTLQVLIELRNQARKSKNFDLSDQIRDKLLAEGIELKDGRDGTTYVLN; this comes from the coding sequence ATGCAATTAAAGATATACAATTCACTTACATCAGAAAAAGAAATATTTAAACCAATTTTAGATGGAAACGTCGGGATGTACGTTTGTGGACCTACGGTTTACAGCAATGTACATTTGGGAAATGTGAGAACGTTCCTTTCTTTCGACTTTATTTATAGAAGTTTAATGCATTTGGGTTACAAGGTAAGATATGTAAGAAACATCACTGATGCAGGTCATCTTACTGACGATGGAGACGTAAATAATGACAGGTTTGTTAAACAGACTCGTCTTGAAAAATTGGAACCCATGGAAATTGTACAGAAATATACTGTAGATTTTCATAAAGTGCTGGATATGTTCAATTTATTACCTCCGAATATTGAACCGACAGCAACAGGTCATATTGTTGAGCAAATTGAATTGACTCAAAAATTAATTGAAAAAGGATTCGCCTACGAAAGCAATGGTTCTGTGTATTTCGACGTATTGGAATACAACAGAAGAGGCTTGAATTACGGCGAACTTTCAAAAAGAAATATAGAAGAACTTTTTGCCAACACCCGTGACTTGGACGGGCAGGGTGAAAAGAAAAACCCACAGGATTTTGCGCTATGGAAAAAAGCGTCTCCGGCTCACATCATGAGATGGAATTCGCCTTGGGGAGAAGGTTTCCCGGGATGGCATCTTGAATGTACTGCGATGAGCACTAAATATTTAGGTGAAACTTTCGATATACATGGAGGAGGTATGGATTTGAAATTCCCACACCATGAATGTGAAATTGCTCAAGGAAAAGCTTGCAATGATACTGCTCCTGTAAATTACTGGATGCACGCTAATATGTTGACAATGAATTCTCAGCGTATGAGTAAATCCACAGGGAATTATATTTTGCCGATGCAGTTGATGACAGGGGAAAATGATTTCTTCGAAAAGCCTTTTCATCCGTCGATCGTACGTTTTTGTTTCCTGCAGGCTCATTACAGAAGTGTTTTGGATATTTCTAATGATGCAATGCTGGCAAGTGAAAAAGGATTTATCAGATTAATGGAAGCGATTAAAGTTTTAAACTCAATTACTCCAAATAATGAAAAACAATCTGGCTTTAATTTTGAAGAATGGAAAAACAAAGCTTACGATGCTTTAAATGATGATTTCAATTCCCCGGTTTTGATTGCTCATTTATTTGAAGCCGTAAAATATATTTTTGCTTTAAACGATGCTAAAGAAACCATTTCAACGAAAGATTTAGAGGATTTAAAATCAACTTTAAATGCTTTGATTTTTGACGTTTTAGGTTTACAGGCAATTGAAGAAAATAACAATGAAAAGCTTGATCAGACTTTACAGGTTTTAATTGAACTGAGAAATCAGGCAAGAAAATCGAAAAACTTCGACCTTTCAGATCAGATCAGAGATAAACTCCTTGCCGAAGGGATTGAGTTGAAAGACGGAAGAGACGGAACGACTTACGTTTTAAATTAA
- the metF gene encoding methylenetetrahydrofolate reductase [NAD(P)H], producing the protein MKITDHIKNANGKTLFSLEVVPPQKGIGIEDLYTNIDPLMEFKPPFIDVTTSREEYIYIDKGNGLMERRITRMRPGTLGICSAIQHKYNVDTVPHLLCGGFTKEETEYLLVDCMYLGIDNIMALRGDAMKGHQYFEATPGGHSSAMDLVHQINNLGRGKYLHNDDKVCDEPNKFCIGVAGYPEKHMEAPSMNYDLKWLKQKVDAGADYIVTQMFFDNKKYIEFVTKAREMGITVPIIPGIKPIATKKHLKLLPQVFKIDLPEDLINAVEGAKNNEAVKQIGIEWAINQCKELLDFGVPVLHFYSMGKSDNIKKVAGELF; encoded by the coding sequence ATGAAGATAACAGATCACATAAAAAATGCCAACGGAAAAACTTTGTTTTCCCTCGAAGTTGTTCCTCCACAAAAGGGAATCGGGATTGAAGATTTGTATACGAATATTGATCCTCTAATGGAATTTAAACCTCCATTCATCGACGTTACCACTTCCAGAGAAGAGTATATTTATATCGATAAAGGAAATGGGTTAATGGAACGTCGTATTACAAGGATGCGTCCGGGAACGTTGGGGATATGTTCGGCAATTCAACACAAATATAATGTAGATACTGTTCCGCATTTGCTTTGCGGAGGTTTTACGAAAGAAGAGACAGAATACCTTTTGGTAGATTGTATGTATCTGGGGATTGATAATATTATGGCTCTTCGTGGTGATGCAATGAAAGGTCATCAATATTTTGAAGCAACTCCGGGAGGTCATTCGAGTGCGATGGATTTGGTACATCAGATCAATAATTTAGGAAGAGGAAAATATCTTCATAATGATGATAAAGTGTGCGACGAACCGAATAAATTCTGTATTGGCGTTGCTGGTTATCCTGAAAAACATATGGAAGCACCGTCTATGAATTATGACTTGAAATGGTTAAAACAAAAAGTCGATGCTGGTGCAGACTATATTGTAACGCAGATGTTTTTTGATAATAAAAAATATATTGAGTTCGTAACCAAGGCAAGAGAAATGGGAATTACAGTTCCAATAATCCCAGGAATTAAACCAATTGCAACTAAGAAGCATCTTAAACTTTTGCCGCAGGTTTTTAAAATCGATTTGCCGGAAGATTTAATCAACGCTGTTGAAGGCGCCAAAAACAATGAAGCTGTAAAGCAAATAGGAATTGAATGGGCAATTAATCAATGCAAAGAATTGTTGGATTTTGGAGTTCCTGTTCTGCATTTTTACTCGATGGGGAAAAGTGATAATATTAAAAAAGTAGCAGGAGAGCTATTCTAA
- a CDS encoding fatty acid desaturase family protein gives MEKPSYLKNTEDTKLFNELRKKVNQRIENIPENRDIYIQIKAVVLPLVYIGLYAFAVLNAEKPGLYIAGFILMGITLVLIYLNLIHEAAHNNIFKSKRLNNLVLHIFDFVGANSYIWKKRHIASHHAYPNVDGWDTDIEQSGLLLIIPWIKAKGIQKYQHLFFFLVYPLYLFNWMFIRDFRDFFDKERVILKTQGAIPTIEKMKMIAFKLFYFFYQIAVPVIFFNVSVGLALGAWILQVITASIFALFVLLPLHPLPDNAFPKLDEKNRLPFSWLNHQFEVTNDLKENNWFVRNILGNFNFHVAHHLFPNYSYLYYNEITEEIEEFAKEHNLAYKRFPIFTALGKHVDLLRQNANNAYYILEE, from the coding sequence ATGGAAAAACCGAGTTACTTAAAGAATACGGAGGACACAAAACTTTTTAATGAACTAAGAAAAAAGGTGAACCAAAGAATAGAAAACATTCCGGAAAACAGAGATATCTATATTCAGATAAAAGCTGTTGTATTGCCCCTTGTTTACATTGGGCTTTACGCTTTTGCGGTTTTAAACGCCGAAAAGCCCGGATTGTATATCGCTGGTTTTATCTTAATGGGAATCACGCTGGTTTTGATTTATTTGAATTTAATTCATGAAGCGGCACACAACAATATTTTTAAAAGTAAAAGATTAAACAATCTTGTGTTACATATTTTCGATTTTGTAGGAGCCAATTCTTATATCTGGAAAAAAAGACACATTGCAAGTCACCATGCTTACCCCAATGTAGACGGTTGGGATACAGATATTGAGCAGAGCGGTTTACTTTTAATTATTCCGTGGATTAAGGCAAAAGGAATTCAGAAATATCAGCATTTGTTTTTCTTTTTGGTGTATCCTTTATATCTTTTCAATTGGATGTTTATCAGGGATTTTAGAGATTTTTTTGATAAGGAAAGAGTGATTTTAAAAACGCAGGGAGCAATTCCTACCATTGAAAAAATGAAGATGATTGCGTTTAAATTATTCTATTTCTTTTATCAGATTGCAGTTCCTGTTATATTTTTCAACGTTTCGGTTGGTCTGGCGTTGGGAGCCTGGATTTTACAGGTAATTACGGCGAGTATTTTTGCACTTTTTGTTTTATTGCCGCTGCATCCGCTTCCCGACAATGCTTTTCCGAAATTGGATGAGAAAAACCGCCTTCCGTTCAGTTGGCTGAATCACCAGTTTGAAGTGACAAATGATTTAAAGGAAAATAACTGGTTTGTAAGAAATATATTAGGGAATTTCAATTTTCACGTGGCCCATCATTTATTTCCGAATTACAGTTACCTCTATTACAATGAAATTACGGAAGAAATAGAAGAATTCGCAAAAGAACACAATTTAGCCTACAAAAGGTTCCCCATATTTACTGCTTTGGGCAAACATGTCGATTTGCTCAGACAAAATGCAAATAATGCATATTACATTTTAGAAGAATAA
- the folE gene encoding GTP cyclohydrolase I FolE, with protein MVDFTDNDDDIFTGKEHTPIRKDAFDKSPQEKIEKITELFGEIMETLGMDMTDDSLKDSPKRVAKMYVNEIFGGLLPENKPGISTFSNKYKYRQMLVEKDITVYSFCEHHFLPIIGRAHVAYISNGEVIGLSKINRIVDYYAKRPQVQERLTMQIVDALKEALGTKDVACIIDAKHLCVNCRGIKDTASSTITAELSGIFRTNPITRQEFLHYVGSHAKLDY; from the coding sequence ATGGTGGATTTTACTGATAACGACGATGATATTTTCACAGGAAAAGAACATACGCCCATAAGGAAAGATGCTTTTGATAAATCGCCACAGGAAAAGATAGAAAAGATTACAGAACTTTTTGGAGAAATCATGGAAACATTGGGAATGGACATGACTGATGATTCTTTAAAAGATTCTCCGAAACGTGTTGCCAAAATGTACGTGAACGAAATTTTCGGAGGGCTTCTTCCTGAAAACAAACCCGGAATTTCTACATTTTCAAATAAATATAAATACCGCCAGATGTTGGTGGAAAAAGATATTACAGTATATTCGTTCTGTGAACATCATTTTTTACCGATTATCGGAAGAGCGCATGTCGCTTATATTTCTAACGGTGAAGTGATTGGTCTTTCAAAAATCAACAGGATTGTCGACTATTATGCCAAAAGACCACAGGTTCAGGAAAGACTGACAATGCAGATTGTGGATGCATTAAAAGAAGCATTAGGAACAAAAGATGTTGCCTGTATTATCGATGCAAAACATCTTTGTGTAAATTGCAGAGGAATAAAAGATACAGCAAGTTCAACAATTACTGCAGAATTGAGTGGTATTTTCAGAACAAATCCTATTACAAGACAGGAATTCCTACATTATGTAGGAAGCCATGCAAAATTGGATTATTGA
- a CDS encoding homocysteine S-methyltransferase family protein, with translation MKNSEKLYKALSERILILDGAMGTMLQRYKFEEEDYRGERFKDWEHPVKGNNDLLSLTQPHAIEEVHRKYLEAGADILETNTFSGTTIAMADYYMEELVYELNYESAKIARKVCDEFTAKNPDKPRFVAGSIGPTNRTASLSPDVNDPGYRAITFDELRMAYKQQSEALLDGGSDILLVETIFDTLNAKAALFAIDEIQDERGIKIPIMVSGTITDASGRTLSGQTAEAFLISVSHLNLLSVGFNCALGANQLTPYLETLAHNSEFHVSAYPNAGLPNAFGKYDETPEDMASQIKEYVEKGLINIIGGCCGTTPDHIKAIADLVEKYEPRKLRSFV, from the coding sequence ATGAAAAATTCAGAAAAATTATATAAAGCATTATCCGAGAGAATTTTAATTCTTGATGGAGCGATGGGAACGATGCTTCAGCGATATAAGTTTGAGGAAGAAGATTATCGTGGCGAGCGTTTCAAAGATTGGGAACATCCTGTAAAAGGAAACAACGATTTACTTTCTCTGACGCAGCCTCACGCAATCGAAGAAGTTCACAGAAAATATCTGGAGGCAGGAGCCGATATTCTCGAAACCAACACTTTTTCGGGAACGACAATTGCAATGGCGGATTACTACATGGAAGAATTGGTGTATGAACTAAATTATGAATCTGCAAAGATTGCAAGAAAAGTCTGTGATGAATTTACAGCTAAAAACCCGGATAAGCCAAGATTTGTAGCAGGATCAATCGGTCCTACAAACAGAACGGCAAGTTTAAGTCCTGATGTGAATGATCCTGGGTATCGTGCGATTACTTTTGATGAATTAAGAATGGCGTACAAACAACAGTCAGAAGCATTATTAGACGGAGGTTCGGATATTTTATTGGTAGAAACGATTTTTGATACGTTAAATGCAAAAGCCGCATTATTCGCCATCGATGAAATTCAGGATGAGAGAGGAATTAAAATCCCGATCATGGTTTCAGGCACAATTACCGATGCTTCGGGAAGAACATTGAGCGGACAAACCGCAGAAGCATTTTTGATTTCCGTTTCACATTTAAATCTATTGAGCGTCGGTTTCAACTGTGCTTTGGGAGCGAATCAATTGACGCCATATTTAGAGACGTTGGCTCATAATTCAGAGTTTCATGTTTCGGCTTATCCGAATGCGGGACTTCCGAATGCTTTCGGGAAATATGATGAAACGCCGGAAGATATGGCAAGTCAGATTAAAGAATACGTAGAAAAAGGATTGATCAATATTATCGGAGGATGTTGTGGAACGACACCCGATCACATAAAAGCTATCGCAGATTTGGTTGAAAAATACGAGCCAAGAAAATTGCGGTCTTTCGTGTGA
- a CDS encoding O-succinylhomoserine sulfhydrylase, protein MENENFETFAIRTQTERSQFDEHSTPLYLTSSFVFEDAEDMRASFAEEKSKNLYSRFSNPNVTEFTDKIAKMEGAEAGYAFATGMAAIYSTFATLLNAGDHIVSCQSVFGSTHALLTKYFPKWNIETTYFKAEDAENVEKYIKPNTKILYLETPTNPAIEILDLEYFGRIAKKHNLIFVVDNCFATPYLQQPIKYGADIVVHSATKLIDGQGRVLGGVAVGKEDLIREIYLFARNTGPAMSPFNAWVLSKSLETLAIRVERHCENALKVAEFLESHPNVELVKYPFLKSHPSYEIAKKQMKLGGNVVAFEIKGGIEGGRSFLDKIKMCSLSANLGDTRTIVTHPASTTHSKLTDEERNEVGITAGLVRCSVGLEHVDDIIADLKQSLD, encoded by the coding sequence ATGGAAAACGAAAATTTTGAAACCTTCGCAATAAGAACGCAGACAGAAAGAAGTCAGTTTGATGAGCATTCTACGCCGTTATACCTTACTTCAAGCTTCGTTTTTGAAGATGCGGAAGATATGAGAGCGAGTTTTGCAGAAGAAAAATCAAAAAACCTGTACAGTCGGTTTTCAAATCCGAATGTCACAGAATTCACAGATAAGATCGCAAAAATGGAGGGTGCAGAAGCAGGATATGCTTTTGCAACAGGAATGGCGGCAATTTATTCAACGTTTGCAACTTTATTAAATGCAGGAGATCATATTGTCAGTTGTCAGTCGGTTTTCGGATCTACACACGCTTTGCTCACAAAATATTTCCCGAAATGGAATATTGAAACAACGTATTTTAAAGCAGAAGACGCCGAGAATGTTGAAAAATATATCAAGCCCAATACAAAAATATTGTATCTGGAAACGCCTACAAATCCGGCAATTGAGATTTTAGATTTAGAATATTTTGGGCGGATTGCAAAAAAGCACAATCTGATATTTGTTGTAGATAACTGCTTTGCAACACCTTATCTTCAACAGCCTATTAAATATGGTGCAGATATTGTTGTACATTCTGCAACCAAATTGATCGACGGACAGGGAAGAGTTTTGGGTGGAGTAGCAGTCGGAAAGGAAGATTTAATACGAGAAATTTATCTTTTCGCAAGAAATACAGGACCGGCAATGTCGCCTTTCAACGCTTGGGTGTTGTCGAAGAGCTTAGAAACATTGGCCATTCGTGTAGAAAGACATTGTGAAAATGCTTTAAAAGTAGCTGAGTTTTTAGAAAGCCATCCCAATGTAGAATTGGTGAAATATCCTTTCCTTAAATCTCATCCGAGTTATGAGATTGCGAAAAAACAAATGAAGTTAGGCGGAAATGTAGTGGCTTTCGAAATTAAAGGCGGAATTGAAGGCGGAAGAAGTTTTTTAGATAAAATAAAAATGTGTTCATTATCTGCAAACCTTGGAGATACAAGAACAATTGTTACGCATCCTGCATCTACAACACATTCAAAATTAACGGATGAAGAAAGAAATGAAGTAGGAATTACGGCAGGTCTGGTTCGTTGTTCCGTAGGTCTGGAACATGTGGATGACATTATTGCAGATTTGAAACAGTCATTAGATTAA
- the metH gene encoding methionine synthase, whose product MKYLRLSGLEPLIITPESNFINVGERTNVAGSKKFLRLIKEEKFSEALDIARHQVEGGAQILDVNFDDGLIDGKASMIKFLNLIASEPDISRIPIMIDSSKWEILEAGLQVVQGKSVVNSISLKGGEEEFIKQAKAIKRYGAAVIVMAFDEDGQADTYDRRLEITKRSYDILVDQVKFPAEDIIFDLNIFPVATGMDEHRRNAIDFIEATRWVRQNLPYASVSGGVSNVSFSFRGNDTVREAMHSVFLYHAIQAGMNIGIVNPAMLEVYDEINKELLGLVEDVILDKREDATERLLDYSEKHKSVKKEVVEELEWRTRPLQERITHSLVKGIDRFIEEDVEEARKVAAKPLHVIEINLMTGMGVVGDLFGSGKMFLPQVVKSARVMKKAVAYLQPYIEAEKDGTRPANGKILMATVKGDVHDIGKNIVSVVLGCNNYEIVDLGVMVPAEKIIQAAIDHKVDVIGLSGLITPSLDEMVYIASELERQNLSFPLLIGGATTSKAHTAVKIDLKYKNAVVHVNDASRAVNVVSSLLGDRNKEYVSDLKNDYSDFREKFLNRQIDKEYVSIEDARKDKFKIDWENEEIFTPNQLGIQVFENQDLNELVPFIDWSPFFRSWDLHGKYPNIFDDEVVGAQAKELFKDAQVILKRILDEKSLTAKAIFGIFKANSDENDDILIFDENDQQQSKFITLRQQLQKSKGKEYLALSDFIAPKNTGKTDYVGAFCVTTGFGTDEMSEEYEKANDDYNAIMVKALADRFAEAYAEFLHKKVRTEYWGYANQESLSNEDLIAEKYKGVRPAPGYPACPDHLEKHAIWDLLKVEENIGVFLTESLAMFPTASVSGYYFGSPHAKYFGLGKITEDQLKDYSKRKGISLQEARKWLSPNLADN is encoded by the coding sequence ATGAAATATTTAAGATTATCAGGGCTCGAGCCTTTGATTATTACACCGGAAAGTAACTTCATCAACGTTGGTGAAAGGACAAACGTTGCCGGTTCCAAAAAGTTTTTAAGGTTAATAAAAGAAGAAAAATTTTCTGAAGCTTTAGATATTGCCCGTCATCAGGTTGAGGGCGGTGCGCAGATTCTTGATGTCAATTTTGATGACGGATTGATCGATGGAAAAGCTTCTATGATAAAATTCCTGAACTTAATTGCTTCAGAGCCGGATATTTCCAGAATTCCGATCATGATCGACTCCTCAAAATGGGAGATTTTGGAAGCCGGACTTCAGGTTGTTCAGGGGAAATCTGTTGTGAATTCCATCAGCTTAAAAGGAGGTGAAGAAGAATTCATCAAACAGGCAAAAGCAATTAAAAGATATGGTGCTGCAGTCATTGTCATGGCTTTTGATGAAGACGGACAAGCCGATACGTACGACCGTAGACTTGAAATCACGAAAAGATCGTATGATATTTTAGTTGATCAGGTAAAATTTCCGGCAGAAGATATTATTTTCGATTTAAATATTTTCCCTGTCGCCACAGGAATGGATGAACACAGAAGAAATGCAATCGATTTTATCGAGGCTACAAGATGGGTTCGTCAAAATCTGCCGTATGCTTCTGTAAGTGGAGGAGTGAGTAATGTTTCGTTCTCTTTCCGCGGAAATGATACGGTAAGAGAAGCGATGCACTCTGTATTCCTGTATCACGCCATACAGGCAGGAATGAATATTGGGATCGTAAATCCTGCAATGTTGGAGGTTTATGATGAAATTAATAAAGAATTATTAGGTCTTGTTGAAGATGTCATTCTCGATAAAAGGGAAGACGCAACTGAAAGGCTCTTAGATTATTCTGAAAAGCATAAATCTGTTAAAAAAGAAGTCGTTGAAGAACTTGAATGGCGTACCAGACCTTTACAGGAAAGAATTACCCATTCTTTGGTAAAAGGTATCGACCGTTTTATTGAAGAAGATGTGGAAGAGGCCAGAAAGGTTGCTGCAAAGCCATTACACGTTATTGAAATTAATTTAATGACCGGAATGGGCGTTGTGGGAGATTTATTCGGAAGTGGAAAAATGTTCCTGCCACAAGTCGTAAAATCGGCGAGGGTAATGAAAAAAGCAGTTGCCTATTTACAGCCTTATATTGAAGCTGAAAAAGATGGTACAAGACCTGCCAACGGAAAAATATTGATGGCAACGGTAAAGGGTGACGTCCATGATATCGGTAAAAATATTGTGAGCGTTGTGCTGGGTTGTAACAATTATGAAATCGTAGATCTTGGAGTAATGGTTCCTGCCGAGAAAATTATTCAGGCTGCGATCGATCACAAGGTTGATGTTATAGGATTAAGTGGTTTGATTACGCCAAGTTTAGACGAAATGGTGTATATCGCATCAGAATTGGAACGTCAAAATCTTAGTTTTCCTTTATTAATCGGTGGTGCTACGACTTCCAAAGCGCATACCGCGGTTAAGATTGATTTAAAATATAAAAATGCAGTTGTTCATGTAAATGATGCTTCCAGAGCAGTAAATGTCGTTAGTTCATTGCTTGGCGACAGAAACAAAGAATACGTAAGCGATTTGAAAAATGACTATTCAGATTTTCGTGAAAAATTCCTGAACAGACAGATTGATAAAGAATATGTTTCGATTGAGGATGCAAGAAAAGATAAATTTAAAATAGACTGGGAAAACGAAGAAATTTTTACACCCAATCAATTAGGAATACAGGTTTTTGAAAATCAGGATTTGAATGAGCTAGTACCTTTTATCGACTGGTCGCCGTTTTTCAGAAGCTGGGATCTTCACGGCAAATACCCGAATATTTTTGATGATGAGGTTGTAGGAGCTCAGGCTAAAGAATTATTTAAAGACGCTCAGGTTATTTTAAAGAGAATTCTTGACGAAAAATCATTAACGGCAAAAGCTATTTTCGGAATTTTCAAAGCGAATTCTGATGAAAATGATGATATTTTAATTTTTGATGAGAATGATCAGCAACAGTCGAAATTCATCACATTAAGACAGCAGTTACAAAAATCAAAAGGGAAAGAATATTTGGCATTAAGCGATTTTATTGCCCCTAAAAATACAGGAAAAACCGATTATGTCGGGGCTTTTTGTGTAACTACAGGTTTCGGGACAGATGAAATGTCTGAAGAATATGAGAAAGCCAATGACGATTACAACGCCATCATGGTGAAAGCTCTTGCCGATCGTTTTGCAGAAGCTTACGCCGAATTTTTGCATAAAAAAGTAAGAACAGAATATTGGGGATATGCCAATCAGGAAAGTTTAAGCAACGAAGATTTAATTGCCGAAAAATATAAAGGAGTTCGTCCTGCTCCGGGATATCCTGCATGTCCCGATCACTTGGAAAAACACGCTATTTGGGATCTTTTAAAAGTAGAAGAAAATATCGGGGTTTTCCTTACCGAAAGTTTGGCGATGTTCCCGACGGCTTCAGTTTCAGGATATTATTTTGGAAGTCCGCATGCAAAATATTTCGGACTGGGAAAGATCACAGAAGATCAGTTGAAAGACTACTCAAAAAGAAAAGGAATTTCTTTGCAGGAAGCCCGAAAATGGTTGTCACCTAATTTAGCAGATAATTAA